DNA sequence from the Vidua macroura isolate BioBank_ID:100142 unplaced genomic scaffold, ASM2450914v1 whyUn_scaffold_175, whole genome shotgun sequence genome:
GAACCTCCTCCCCCAGGACTGACCGCTGGTGTCcagccccaggacaccccagacCACCCCAAGCCACCCCCGTCCCCAGGACTGACCGCTGGCAGACGGCCCCAGGACAcccccaggacacccttggTCACTCTTGACCACCGCCTGCCCAGGACTGACCACTGGTGTCCAGCCCCAGGACACCCgggacacccccaggacaccccaggccagcccaggccaccccccctccccaggacTGACCACTGGTGTCCagccccaggccagcccaggccacccccctccccaggaCTGACCACTGGTGTCCagccccaggccagcccagGCCAGCCCAGGCCAGCCCAGGCCCCCGTCCCCAGGACTGACCGCTGGCGGCCGGCCGGCGTGGCTGTCCTGGCGCCGAAGGACAGGTGGTAGGGGACACGGTGGCTGTCCGGGGAGATGGCCACGCGCTGGCAGCCCGCCCActctggggacacacaggggacacggtGACACCGGAGACCCCGCGGTGGCCATGGTGACCCCAGAGTGACCTGGGCACGGTGTCCCCTTGGTCATGGTGACACTAGAGAACCCCCCAGAGATGGGCACAGTGTCCCCTGGTCATGGTGACACCAGAGggacccagggatggtgacaccaGGGACCCCTGGGCATGGTCCTGGTGTCCCTCCAGTCGTGGGGACACCAGAGGGACCTCGGTGGTCATGGTGTCCCCTTTGGTcatggtgacagcagggacCTGCCGGGGATGGTGTCCCCAGAGACCCCAGGGATGGTCATGGTGTCCCTTTGGTCATGGTGGCACCAGACACCCCGAGGATGGTGACACCAGAGAGgtccccagggatggtgacaccaGGGACCCCTGGTCATGGTGTCCCCAGGTCATGGTGACAtcagggacaccctggggatGGTCATGGTGTCCCCAGGTCATGGTGACACCAAAGACACCTGGTCATGGTGTCCCCTGACACCCCGAGGATGGTGACACCAGAGAGGTCCCCTGGGATggtgacaccagggacaccccagggatgGTGTCCCCTGGTCATGGTGACCCCAAAGACCTGGTGATGGTGTCCCCTTGGTTGTGGTGTCCCCCTGGTCATGGTGACACCAGGGACGGTGTCCCCAGAGACCTCTGGTGATGGTGTCCCCAGGTCATGGTGTCCCCTGGGCTCTGTCACCCCCTGGGATCTGTCAcccctgggctggctctggtCACCCCCCCGGTGTGTCCGTGCTCCGTGTCCCCTGCCAGGTGTCCCTCACCGGTGACGTCGTAGATGTGGCCGTCCATGCGGGCCAGGTAGGTGACCTTGAGGCCGAGCAGGCTGGACTCTGCCCACAGGTCACCCTCTTCGGCCGCGTGCCACCCCCCGCACGTGGCACAGTACCGGCCACCGCGCGGGTCCCTGTCCAGCTGGAACCgcctgcggggacacggggacactgggacacccccagggacacggggacactgggacacccccagggacactggggacactgggacacccccagggacccccccagggacacccccagggacaccccagggacactgtgacacccccagggaccccccagggacattggggacatcggggacacagggacacccccagggacatcaaggacatggggacactggggacacccccagggacacccccagggacatcagggacacagggacacccccaggcaCATccccagggacactggggacactgggacacccccagggacatggggacactggggacacagggacacccccagggaccccccggggacatcagggacacagggacacccccagggacatCGGGGACGCTGAGACACCCCcagggacatcggggacatggggacacccccagggacattgagacacccccagggacatcgaggacacagggacacagggacactggggacactgtgacacccccagggacacccccagggacattggggacgcCCTCAGCaacattggggacactgagaCACCCCCAGGCACATTGGGGACATGGCGacacagggacattggggacactgtgacaccctcagtgacactggggacactgagacACCCCCAGGGACACTGTCCCTGCAGTCCCCAACTTTCCCcactgtccccggtgtccccacactatccctgctgtccccagtgtcccccgcagtgtccccagtgtccccacggtgtccccgctgtcccaggtgtccccggtgtccccgtgcTGTCCCCACCTGTGGCGTCCCCCGCAGCGGGTGCAGCCCATGGCGTCCATGGCGTCCctgagctcctcctgcagccggCCCAGGAACGCGCCCAGCGCCCGCGCCAGCTCCCCCTGCGCCAGCTGCTTCCTGCAAAAACGGGAATCACGACCCAAAATACGGGATGGGCACCCCCAAAAATGGgatgggaaccccaaaaaatgggatttataCCAAGAAAAGGGGATTTAAACCCACAAAAATGAGAATTACAGCCCCAAAAATGTGCCCGGTGCCCGCGCCAGCTCCCCCCGTGccagctgcttcctgcagccAAAACACGGGAATCACGACCCAAAAGATGGGATGGGCACCCTGAAAATGGgatgggaaccccaaaaaatgGGATGGGAACCCCGAAAAATGGGATTGACAGCCCCAAAAACCTGCCCAGCGCCCGCGGCAGCTCCCCCCATGCCAGCTGCTTCCTGCAAAAATGGGAATCACGACCCAAAATACGGGATGGACACCACAAAAATGGGATGGGCACCCCGAAAAATGGgatgggaaccccaaaaaatgggatggaaaccccaaaaatgggatttatACCCAAAAAATGGGATTGACAGCCCCAAAAAACCTGCCCGGCGCCCGCGCCAGCTCCCCCCGCGccagctgcttcctgcagccAAAACACGGGAATCACGACCCAAAAAAGGGATGGGCACCCTGAAAAATGGGatgggaaccccaaatcccaggattCCCGCCCCAAAATATGGGATTTAAACCCAAAACATGacattcccaccccaaaatttgggattttcacCCCAAACTCACGCCTGGTACTCACGCTGCCTCTCGGGGCTGCTCACCCCGCTCCCAGCCCACCCCCAAAATGGGATTTACAGCCCAAAACCGGGATTTACACCCCAAAAACGGGATTTACACCCCCCAAACCCAtcattcccaccccaaaatttgggattttcacCCCAAACTCACGCCTGGTACTCGCGCTGCCTCTCGGGGCTGCTCACACACTCCCAGcccaccccaaaaatgggatttaCACCCCCAAAATGGGATTTACACCCCAAAACCGGGATTTACACCCCAAAACCGGGATTTACACCCCCAAATCCGGGattcccaccccaaaatttgggattttcacCCCAAACTCACGCCTGGTACTCGCGCCGCCTCTCGGGGCTGCtcacctgctcccagcccaccccaaaaatgggatttaCACCCCCAAATCCAGGATTTACACCCCAAACCCCGGGATTTACACCCCAAAAACGGGATTTACACCCGCCAAACCCAtcattcccaccccaaaatttgggattttcacCCCAAACTCACGCCTGGTACTCGCGCCGCCTCTCGGGGCTGCTCACCCGCTCCCAGCCCGCCCGCAGCACCTTGAACGCCGCCTCCGCCCGGGGGTCGCGGCTCTTGTCGGGGTGCACCTGCCAAGGCACGGCCCTCAGCGCTCCCGccgtgtccccaaggtgtccccaaggtgtccccaacccccccggGATGTCCCCGACACCCACCAGCACCGCCAGCCTCCGGTACGCCCGCCGCAGCTCGGTGTCGCTGGCCGTGGGCTCCACGCCGAGCACCCGGAACGGGTCCAGCTCCTCCTCGGCCACCTCGGCCATGGCCACCAAACGTGTCACCTCCTCCTGGCCGCCACCTCCGTGGCTCGCCCGCCGCCGTAGCCACTCGCCCAGCAGCTCCCGGGAGCGGCGGAGCCCCGCGGAGGCGCCGCGGAGGAAGGAGCGGAGCGccccgaggaggaggaggaggaggaggaagagcagcgCCAGGAGAGCCCCGAGCAGGCGCAGGCACAGCGCGACCCCCGCCCGGGCCACCCGCAGGGACCCCCGGTGTCCCGTCCCGGTGTCGTCGCGCTCCTCCTCGTGGCGTTGTCGCGGTCGCCGCCGCGCCCTGCGGGGGTCGCCGCTGTCCTCCGGGGGTCCCCGGTGGCGGCAGCCGAGGCCGCACGGGAGGTCCCGGGAGGGGCTCGGGGGAGCGGCCGGGGGGCCCCGGCAGCCGCAGCGACCCCCGGGCGGGGGGAcactgccggggctggggacactgctgggagtGGGGACACCCCCAGTGTTGGGGACAtcctcagggctggggacactccCGGGAGTGGGGACACTGCCAGCACCGGGGACActcccggggctggggacactcgCAGGACCGGGGACTGTCCCAGTgttggggacacccccagggttggggacacccccagggtTGGGGACATCCTCAGGGTTGGGGACACTCCTGGGAGTGGGGACACTGCCAGCACCGGGGACACTCCCGGGGttggggacacccccggggCTGGCGACACTGCCGGGGTTGGGGACACTGGCAGGACCGGGGACTGTCCCAGTGTTGGGGACACCCTGAGGACCAGGGACACTCCGGGGACCGGGGACACGCCCGGTATTGGGGACAccctcagggctggggacactccCGGGACCAGGGACACTCCCGGTGTTGGGGACACTCCCGGGACCAGGGACACTCCCGGTATTGGGGACACTCCCGGTATTGGGGACACTCCCGGTATTGGGGACACTCCCGGGACCAGGGACTCTCCCGGGGCCGGTGACAGGAGGGTCGCGCTCGCCGCTCTCGTCGTCGTCGCCGCCCGccgtgccggtgccggtgccgctgcCGGTGGTGCCGGTGGCAGCGGGGGGGTGGCCGCAGGTCCCGTTCCAGGCGGCGCTGGAGCCCCCCCCGGGCCCGCTccccccggggccgctcccggccgCCTCCCGGTACCGGGGCCGCTCCATCGCACCGGGGTTAGGTCACGGCCATCCctgggacagcggggggacagcggcGTCAGCACCCCCAGAACGGTACCGGGACCCCCGGACCgagccccgggaccccccagaACGGCACCGGGACCCCCAGAATGACTCCCGGGATCACCGAAACgagccccgggacccccagaACGGTGTACCGGAGAGATCTGAATGGACCCCGGGACCCCCAGAACGGCACCGGGACCCCAAGAATGGACCCCGGACCACCGGACCgagccccgggacccccagaACGGTGTACCGGAGAGCCCTGAATGGACCCCGGGACCCCCAGAAcggccccgggaccccccgagCGGCTCCCGGGACACGGGGATCCCCCAATCAACCCCCGCGACGGCCCCGGGAACCCCGAAATCCGGTCCCGGGGACCCCCTGACCCCTTCCCGAATGGAACCGGGAGCCCCTAAACCGGCCCGGGAGCTCCGGTACCGGCAGGGTTCGGGACTCACCACTCCGGTACCGGGGGGGTTCGGGGGGGTTCGGGACTCACCACTCCGGTACCGGGGGGGTTCGGGACTCACCACTCCGGTACCggcgggggggggtggggtcgcgccgccgcccccccccggGTCCCCTCACGGCCGCACTTCCGCTTTCCGCCCGCCGCCGCGCTAGCCACGCCCACTTCCGGTGTGGGGCAGCACGCGCCAGCGTCACGCGGCTCACTCCTTAAAAGGCAACGGCCACGCCCCCTTAGCGGCGCGAGTCGGTCCCTAGGTTGACATGACCACGCCCCCTGAGTTATTGGCAGCACCTTTTAAATCTGCATAGCCACGCCCCTTAATGTATTATATATACGCCCCTTAAAGGGGTAATGCTTCTTAAAGCGGCAATGCCGCTGCGCCGTCACCGCGGTGGGGCCCACGCCCgttcccagtgcccccagtgctcccagttcgGGCTCTCTCCCGGGACCtctcccagcactcccagtgGCCCCAGTCCGGGGtctctcccagttcccccagttctcccagcactcccagttCCTCCAGTTCGGGgtctctcccagtgcccccagcactcccagttCAGGGTctttcccagttcccccagttcccccagtacTCCCAATTACCCCAACACtccccagttctcccagttcGGGGTctgtcccagttcccccagcactcccagttCTCAGTctctcccagttctcccagttcccccagttcgGGGTGTCTctttcccagttcccccagttctCAGTCTCTCCCAGTACTtccagttcccccagttcccggtctctcccagtccccccagttcccccagtccccccagcactcccagtccccccagttcccagttcccccagtccccccagcactcccagtccccccagttcccagtccccccagttcccccagttctcccagtccccccagtccccccagttctcccagttcccccagcactcccagtccccccagttctcccagtccccccagtccccccagcactcccagttcccagtccccccagcactcccagttctcccagttctcccagtccCCAGCCATCCGGCCCCGCTGGGTCGCTGCTCTTTTATTCCTCCACGTTGGGAAAAACCGaagcaggaaaaggcagaggaaggaaacggggggggggggcggcgccGCGGGGGGCACGGCCCCGCTCCTGGCTTTTCACCCCGGTTTTAAATCCCATTAAAAAGTGGGAGTGAATTCAGGATGAAGGACCCGAACAcgaaaaaaattaaaatataattagggaaaaaaggggggaaattgagaataaagaaaaagaaattaaaagaaaatttaaagtaatttttaaaaaattaaccccaattaaaaataaacaaaaaaacaaaaaaccaaaccaaaacaaaacaaaaaaaaaaaaacccaaaaaaaaaaaaccaaaacaaaaaaatcagtaaaataaaataaaaagaaaaaacaaaagaaagtaaaagagaaagtaaagcaaaacaaaatgaaataaaacaaatatattaaaacaaaataaaattaaattaaatgaaataaaactgaataaaacaaaatgaaatcaaataaaataaaacaaataaaccagaataaaataaaacaaaactaaataaaacaaaaaaaagggaaatgaaataaaataaaatagaaaagaataaaataaaatacctaaaataaaataaaatgaaattaaaaagaaaaaaacctaaaatggaatgaaattaaataaaacaaaaaacctgaaacaaaataaaacaaaatgaaataaaataaaaaacctaaaataaaataaaacagaataaaattaaacaaaataaaataaaaacctgaaatgaaatgaaataaagtaaaataaaatagaataaaataaaataaccaaaataaaatgaaataaaatgtaatgaaataaagtaaaatagaataaaataaaataaaatgaaataaaattaaatgaaataaaataaaaacctaaaatgaaatgaaatgaaatgaaatgaaatcctaaaataaaatgaaattaaaaaaaaaactaaaatgaaatgaaataaaataaaaacctaaaatgaaataaaatgaaatgaaataaaataaaaacctaaaatgaaatgaaatgaaataaaataaaaacctaaaatgaaataaaatgaaatgaaataaaataaaaacctaaaatgaaatgaaatgaaataaaataaaaacctaaaataaaatgaaattaaatgaaataaaataaaaacctaaaataaaatgagatgaaatgaaataaaatgaaataaaataaaataaaacataacacctaaatgaaataaaatttaaaaaaaaacaaaaaaaaaaaaaaaaaaaaaaaaacaaaaaaaaaaaaaaaaaaaaaaaaaaaaacaccgaaacgaaaacaaaccaaagagaGAAACCCCCCAAAGCCCAGCCCGAACCCCCAACCCCTTTAAAagcccggccgggccggggccgcggtcACGAGTCCGGCTGCAGCTCGAGCTCCCGCAGCTCCCGCTCCAGCGCCGCCCTCCGCGccagcttctgcagctgctcGGGGCTGGGCCGCGGCACCGCGCCCGCCTCCAGCCGCCGCCGCAGCTCCTCCACCTGCCGCAGCTTCTTCCGCAGGCTCTTCATGCGCCGGCCGCGCTCCTcgggcccgccccggcccgcggggCTCCCCGAGCTCTGCCCGCAGTCACTGCCCGCGCTGCTCGCCCGCTCGGTCCCGGGCTGAGCCGCGGAGTTACTGCCGCCGTCACTCCCCGAATTCTTCCCGGCGTTATTCCCCGAATTCTTCCCCGCATTATTCCCGGCGTTACTCCCCAAACTCTTCCCTGAACTATTCCCCGCATTACTCCCCGAATTCCTGCCCAGATTCTTCCCCGCATTATTCCCGGCGTTATCCGCGGAGTTACTCCCCGAATTATTCCCACTGTTGCTCCCCGAATTCTTCCCCAAATTCTTCCCCGAATTCTTCCCCGAATTATCTCTGGAATTATTCCCGACATTGCTCCCCGAATTCCTCCCCGATTTATCCCTGGAATTACTCCCGCCGTTACTCCCCGAATTATCCCCGGGATTCTCGCCGGGATTCTTGCTGGAATTCACGCTGGAATTCTTGCCGGAATTCCCAGGGTTTTCCGCGgttttctcccctcccttctcccccgctgtccctcctcctcctccgttgttgctgtcccctcctcctcct
Encoded proteins:
- the DNAJC14 gene encoding dnaJ homolog subfamily C member 14, coding for MERPRYREAAGSGPGGSGPGGGSSAAWNGTCGHPPAATGTTGSGTGTGTAGGDDDESGERDPPVTGPGRVPGPGSVPNTGSVPNTGSVPNTGSVPGPGSVPNTGSVPGPGSVPSPEGVPNTGRVPGPRSVPGPQGVPNTGTVPGPASVPNPGSVASPGGVPNPGSVPGAGSVPTPRSVPNPEDVPNPGGVPNPGGVPNTGTVPGPASVPSPGSVPGAGSVPTPGSVPSPEDVPNTGGVPTPSSVPSPGSVPPPGGRCGCRGPPAAPPSPSRDLPCGLGCRHRGPPEDSGDPRRARRRPRQRHEEERDDTGTGHRGSLRVARAGVALCLRLLGALLALLFLLLLLLLGALRSFLRGASAGLRRSRELLGEWLRRRASHGGGGQEEVTRLVAMAEVAEEELDPFRVLGVEPTASDTELRRAYRRLAVLVHPDKSRDPRAEAAFKVLRAGWERVSSPERRREYQAKQLAQGELARALGAFLGRLQEELRDAMDAMGCTRCGGRHRRFQLDRDPRGGRYCATCGGWHAAEEGDLWAESSLLGLKVTYLARMDGHIYDVTEWAGCQRVAISPDSHRVPYHLSFGARTATPAGRQRPPPQGQPPLPQRPPGFPGPRFPGGPGRGRGGRGDPPRDPPRDPPQAQGGAPRGDTKHKRRKKGRRPLPR